In one Alnus glutinosa chromosome 12, dhAlnGlut1.1, whole genome shotgun sequence genomic region, the following are encoded:
- the LOC133852755 gene encoding peter Pan-like protein, which yields MARFRNKKKVFVKPVVKKKQPSVDHITGDKIPKSFVFARGKLPGPLKQLQMDLRKLMLPYTALNLKEKKRNNLKDFLNVAGPMGVTHFLILSKTKTSPYLRVGRTPQGPTLTFKIHEYSLATDVAQSQLRPRCPQDLFKNSPLIVLSGFGTGDQHLKLTTIMFQNIFPAIDINTVKLSSCQRIVLLNYNKDTKLIDFRHYSVRLQPVGVSRRVRKFVQNHQVPDLRNLRDVSDFITKAGYGSESEVDDDAATVTLASDLGRVNRASTKSAVKLQEIGPRMTLQLIKIEEGLCSGGVIFSASGNGDGKNKQDNGTDPENQDVDEDQEDMEEDDEVD from the exons ATGGCTCGGTTCCGAAAT aagaagaaggtgTTTGTGAAGCCGGttgtgaagaagaagcaacCTAGTGTGGACCATATCACAGGCGATAAGATTCCAAAGAGCTTTGTGTTTGCGAGAGGGAAGTTGCCTGGTCCTCTCAAGCAACTTCAAATGGATTTGAGAAAGTTGATGCTTCCCTATACTGCTCTCAATCTTAAG GAGAAGAAACGGAATAATCTCAAAGACTTTTTGAATGTTGCTGGGCCTATGGGTGTAACGCATTTCCTCATATTGTCAAAAACTAAGACCTCGCCCTACTTGAGGGTTGGAAGGACGCCGCAAGGCCCAACTCTTACATTTAAGATACACGAATACTCATTGGCAACTGATGTTGCTCAATCTCAATTGCGTCCTAGATGTCCTCAAGATCTTTTCAAAAATTCTCCTCTG ATTGTTCTTTCTGGTTTTGGGACTGGCGATCAACATCTAAAGCTCACAACTATAATGTTTCAGAACATTTTTCCCGCCATTGATATAAACACT GTCAAACTTTCTTCTTGCCAGAGAATTGTGTTacttaattacaacaaagacaCAAAACTTATTGATTTTCGGCATTATTCCGTAAGATTACAGCCTGTGGGTGTCTCCCGTAGAGTTAGAAAATTTGTGCAGAACCATCAAGTCCCAGATTTAAGGAATCTTCGGGACGTGAGTGACTTTATCACAAA GGCTGGGTATGGATCAGAAAGTGAAGTAGATGATGACGCTGCGACCGTGACTCTGGCTAGTGATCTTGGTAGAGTAAACCGGGCTTCAACAAAAAGTGCTGTCAAACTTCAAGAGATCGGACCCAGAATGACTCTTCAACTCATCAAGATTGAGGAAGGATTGTGTTCCGGTGGGGTCATCTTCAGCGCAAGTG GAAATGGTGATGGCAAGAACAAGCAGGACAATGGGACAGATCCTGAAAATCAGGATGTGGATGAAGACCAGGAAGACATGGAGGAAGATGATGAGGTGGACTAG
- the LOC133852042 gene encoding mitochondrial zinc maintenance protein 1, mitochondrial: MARGEALSAYRALLRATRKTFAGDSLMLTGSAAEVRQKFEDNRQVTSEAEIRRLLDEAREASHFIANMIVQAKLNSRGGYQVKPDKEHAGATLEIPSEDILKPV, encoded by the exons atggcgaGAGGAGAAGCACTGAGCGCGTACAGAGCGCTGCTGCGAGCGACTCGGAAAACGTTCGCCGGAGACTCACTGATGCTGACGGGTTCGGCCGCCGAGGTCCGACAAAAGTTCGAGGACAATCGGCAAGTGACCTCCGAGGCCGAGATCCGGAGGCTCCTCGACGAGGCACGTGAGGCCTCCCATTTCATCGCCAACATGATCGTCCAGGCCAAGCTCAACTCTCGCGGCGGTTACC AAGTGAAGCCCGATAAAGAGCATGCAGGAGCAACACTTGAGATTCCTTCTGAAGACATTCTTAAGCCCGTCTAG
- the LOC133852251 gene encoding pectinesterase inhibitor 6: MRMASAACIHIFVSTFMFLAWFMAKGDDSYVRDACSVTRYQDLCVHTLASFSSTAKRSPSKWARAGVSVTIGEVKSVAQNLTELKEFQLLRGRRNRAALSDCIECFRDAVDELHKSLGVLRNLSKSTFDIQMGDLNTWISAALTNEDTCLDGFEGHKGKHVKSLQNWVLNASYITSNALALVNKLATTGLGSPTDP; the protein is encoded by the coding sequence ATGAGAATGGCATCAGCAGCATGCATTCACATATTCGTGTCGACGTTCATGTTTCTTGCATGGTTCATGGCAAAGGGAGACGACAGCTATGTTCGAGATGCCTGCAGCGTGACGAGGTACCAAGACCTCTGTGTTCACACACTAGCATCGTTTTCAAGCACTGCCAAGAGAAGCCCGAGCAAGTGGGCACGTGCGGGCGTGTCGGTGACAATAGGCGAGGTGAAGAGTGTTGCTCAGAACTTGACAGAATTGAAGGAGTTTCAGCTTTtgagaggaagaaggaacagAGCTGCCCTCTCCGATTGCATTGAATGCTTTCGAGACGCGGTTGACGAGCTTCACAAATCGCTGGGTGTGCTCAGAAACCTGAGCAAAAGTACGTTCGATATTCAAATGGGCGACCTGAATACATGGATCAGTGCGGCGCTCACCAATGAAGATACTTGCTTGGATGGCTTTGAAGGCCATAAGGGAAAGCATGTTAAGTCGCTTCAAAACTGGGTTCTGAATGCTTCTTATATCACTAGCAACGCCCTGGCACTCGTCAACAAACTCGCAACCACGGGTTTGGGAAGCCCAACCGATCCATAG